The Primulina huaijiensis isolate GDHJ02 chromosome 12, ASM1229523v2, whole genome shotgun sequence genome has a window encoding:
- the LOC140990225 gene encoding probable flavin-containing monooxygenase 1, which translates to MDSSITFQPAMKEKQIAIIGAGISGLLACKHTLEKGFNPIVFEAGDCIGGVWSRTVESTKLQCPKDHFQFSDFPWPNSVVDMFPDYNQVMGYLQSYALHFNIIPQIKFNSKVISIDYILSSADEKMYRCWSMWGGTGEAFSPKGKWNVTVEDSMHPMDPYKVYQVDFVILCIGLFSGLPNIPDIPISKGVAGFKGLVLHSMDYAAMDKIEAAKLVEGKRVTVVGSRKSALDIATQIAKTNGATYPCTLLFRRVQWPGTEMLVRFIFRNLTRFSELMIHKPDEGLVICFLALVLSPLRRIFSKLVECYLKWIYPLKKYDMVPDHTFLSQIYSCMFTMLPESFYDRVNERSLVLKKSPTLCFCENGFILENESDPLETDIVILGTGYKGDEKLLNIFSSTEFKKFIRGTLAPYYRECIHPRIPQLAIVGYSESPATIFSFEMRSKWIAHFLDGKFRLPSIQKMEENVNKWEKNGRRYAGNNYRRECAGVLLPIHCNDEISMDIGANPKRKKWFFPEFFSPYHPFDYAGL; encoded by the exons ATGGATTCTTCAATAACATTCCAACCCGCAATGAAAGAGAAACAGATAGCCATTATTGGTGCTGGAATCAGCGGGCTGCTTGCCTGTAAACACACCCTGGAAAAGGGCTTCAATCCAATAGTGTTCGAAGCAGGAGACTGTATCGGAGGAGTTTGGTCCAGAACAGTAGAATCAACTAAACTACAATGTCCCAAAGATCACTTTCAGTTTTCAGATTTTCCATGGCCCAATTCCGTAGTCGACATGTTCCCTGATTACAACCAAGTGATGGGCTACCTTCAATCTTATGCCCTTCATTTTAATATAATCCCACAAATCAAATTCAACTCTAAAGTCATCAGCATTGACTATATTTTATCATCTGCTGATGAGAAGATGTACCGTTGTTGGAGTATGTGGGGTGGAACCGGTGAGGCATTTTCGCCTAAAGGAAAATGGAATGTCACGGTGGAGGATTCCATGCATCCTATGGATCCATATAAG GTGTATCAAGTGGATTTTGTGATACTTTGCATTGGACTGTTTAGTGGTCTTCCGAACATCCCGGACATTCCGATAAGCAAAGGGGTGGCGGGATTTAAGGGACTAGTTCTGCACTCAATGGATTACGCAGCAATGGACAAAATAGAAGCAGCAAAGTTGGTGGAAGGCAAGAGAGTTACTGTTGTTGGTTCCAGGAAATCAGCATTAGATATTGCAACACAAATTGCTAAAACGAATG GGGCCACGTATCCATGCACGTTACTTTTCAGGAGGGTACAGTGGCCAGGTACTGAGATGCTGGTTAGATTCATCTTCAGAAATCTAACCCGATTTTCTGAGCTTATGATCCATAAGCCCGATGAAGGACTTGTCATCTGCTTTCTAGCACTTGTGCTTTCACCTTTG CGTCGGATATTCTCCAAACTGGTTGAATGCTACCTCAAGTGGATATATCCATTGAAGAAATACGATATGGTCCCAGACCACACTTTCCTCTCACAGATATATTCCTGTATGTTCACCATGTTGCCTGAAAGCTTCTACGACAGGGTAAATGAACGAAGTCTTGTTTTAAAGAAATCACCTACTTTATGCTTCTGCGAAAACGGGTTCATCCTAGAAAACGAGTCCGATCCTCTGGAGACGGATATCGTTATTCTGGGAACAGGATACAAAGGAGATGAGAAACTCTTAAATATTTTCAGCTCCACTGAATTCAAGAAATTCATTAGGGGAACCCTAGCTCCCTACTACAG GGAATGCATTCATCCAAGAATTCCACAGTTAGCAATAGTGGGATACTCAGAGAGCCCGGCTACTATATTTTCGTTCGAGATGCGTAGCAAATGGATCGCACATTTTCTTGACGGTAAATTCAGGTTGCCGTCCATTCAAAAAATGGAGGAGAATGTGAATAAATGGGAAAAAAATGGGCGACGTTACGCTGGAAACAACTACAGAAGGGAGTGTGCTGGTGTGCTGCTGCCGATACACTGTAATGACGAGATATCTATGGATATAGGAGCCAATCCTAAGAGGAAGAAGTGGTTTTTTCCGGAATTTTTCTCTCCATATCACCCTTTCGATTATGCCGGTTTATGA
- the LOC140989899 gene encoding uncharacterized protein isoform X1 → MAAPSLATVLRNLFVLLGCVIAATVIYTIATDGLPFRKQLLTPWMAATLVDFYINILVIGAWIVYKESNWIRAIIWIVLLVCLGSITTCGYIVLQFFKLTPQESLQDPIYFVLLRTRKNDCLSTLRDGTDSKGKLSVVGARVLFSVLGFLMLGTLIYSIAIDGSPFRQEVFTPWLSATLVDFYVNVFALLVWVAYKESNWRSAAIWIILFICLGSVTTCSYIVLQLFHLFPQDPVFLIVFSSSNRAENGVGSLQAQ, encoded by the exons ATGGCAGCGCCGTCACTTGCAACTGTGCTGAGAAATCTGTTCGTGCTCCTGGGATGTGTGATCGCTGCGACTGTTATTTACACAATTGCCACTGATGGCCTCCCTTTCCGCAAACAACTCCTCACACC GTGGATGGCAGCGACACTTgttgatttttatattaatatccTAGTAATAGGG GCATGGATTGTCTACAAGGAGTCAAACTGGATTCGTGCAATTATTTGGATAGTTTTGCTTGTATGTCTTGGAAG CATTACTACATGTGGATACATTGTTTTGCAGTTCTTCAAGCTAACTCCACAAGAATCACTGCAAGATCCTATTTACTTTGTTTTGCTCAGAACCAGAAAAAA TGATTGTCTATCAACTCTTAGGGATGGAACAGATTCAAAGGGCAAACTTTCAGTTGTTGGAGCTAGGGTTCTTTTTAGTGTTTTGGGTTTTCTTATGCTGGGAACATTGATTTACAGTATTGCAATTGACGGATCTCCATTTCGCCAAGAAGTTTTTACTCC GTGGCTTTCAGCAACACTGGTTGATTTCTATGTCAATGTTTTCGCTCTATTG GTTTGGGTGGCATACAAAGAATCAAATTGGAGAAGTGCAGCAATTTGGATCATTTTGTTTATTTGCCTTGGCAG TGTGACGACATGCAGCTACATTGTCCTACAACTATTCCACCTCTTCCCTCAAGATCCCGTATTTCTTATTGTTTTCAGTAGCAGCAACAG GGCAGAAAATGGTGTAGGAAGTTTGCAAGCACAGTAG
- the LOC140989899 gene encoding uncharacterized protein isoform X2 — protein MAAPSLATVLRNLFVLLGCVIAATVIYTIATDGLPFRKQLLTPWMAATLVDFYINILVIGAWIVYKESNWIRAIIWIVLLVCLGSITTCGYIVLQFFKLTPQESLQDPIYFVLLRTRKKDGTDSKGKLSVVGARVLFSVLGFLMLGTLIYSIAIDGSPFRQEVFTPWLSATLVDFYVNVFALLVWVAYKESNWRSAAIWIILFICLGSVTTCSYIVLQLFHLFPQDPVFLIVFSSSNRAENGVGSLQAQ, from the exons ATGGCAGCGCCGTCACTTGCAACTGTGCTGAGAAATCTGTTCGTGCTCCTGGGATGTGTGATCGCTGCGACTGTTATTTACACAATTGCCACTGATGGCCTCCCTTTCCGCAAACAACTCCTCACACC GTGGATGGCAGCGACACTTgttgatttttatattaatatccTAGTAATAGGG GCATGGATTGTCTACAAGGAGTCAAACTGGATTCGTGCAATTATTTGGATAGTTTTGCTTGTATGTCTTGGAAG CATTACTACATGTGGATACATTGTTTTGCAGTTCTTCAAGCTAACTCCACAAGAATCACTGCAAGATCCTATTTACTTTGTTTTGCTCAGAACCAGAAAAAA GGATGGAACAGATTCAAAGGGCAAACTTTCAGTTGTTGGAGCTAGGGTTCTTTTTAGTGTTTTGGGTTTTCTTATGCTGGGAACATTGATTTACAGTATTGCAATTGACGGATCTCCATTTCGCCAAGAAGTTTTTACTCC GTGGCTTTCAGCAACACTGGTTGATTTCTATGTCAATGTTTTCGCTCTATTG GTTTGGGTGGCATACAAAGAATCAAATTGGAGAAGTGCAGCAATTTGGATCATTTTGTTTATTTGCCTTGGCAG TGTGACGACATGCAGCTACATTGTCCTACAACTATTCCACCTCTTCCCTCAAGATCCCGTATTTCTTATTGTTTTCAGTAGCAGCAACAG GGCAGAAAATGGTGTAGGAAGTTTGCAAGCACAGTAG
- the LOC140989899 gene encoding uncharacterized protein isoform X3 codes for MAAPSLATVLRNLFVLLGCVIAATVIYTIATDGLPFRKQLLTPWMAATLVDFYINILVIGAWIVYKESNWIRAIIWIVLLVCLGSITTCGYIVLQFFKLTPQESLQDPIYFVLLRTRKNDCLSTLRDGTDSKGKLSVVGARVLFSVLGFLMLGTLIYSIAIDGSPFRQEVFTPWLSATLVDFYVNVFALLVWVAYKESNWRSAAIWIILFICLGSVTTCSYIVLQLFHLFPQDPVFLIVFSSSNRLSV; via the exons ATGGCAGCGCCGTCACTTGCAACTGTGCTGAGAAATCTGTTCGTGCTCCTGGGATGTGTGATCGCTGCGACTGTTATTTACACAATTGCCACTGATGGCCTCCCTTTCCGCAAACAACTCCTCACACC GTGGATGGCAGCGACACTTgttgatttttatattaatatccTAGTAATAGGG GCATGGATTGTCTACAAGGAGTCAAACTGGATTCGTGCAATTATTTGGATAGTTTTGCTTGTATGTCTTGGAAG CATTACTACATGTGGATACATTGTTTTGCAGTTCTTCAAGCTAACTCCACAAGAATCACTGCAAGATCCTATTTACTTTGTTTTGCTCAGAACCAGAAAAAA TGATTGTCTATCAACTCTTAGGGATGGAACAGATTCAAAGGGCAAACTTTCAGTTGTTGGAGCTAGGGTTCTTTTTAGTGTTTTGGGTTTTCTTATGCTGGGAACATTGATTTACAGTATTGCAATTGACGGATCTCCATTTCGCCAAGAAGTTTTTACTCC GTGGCTTTCAGCAACACTGGTTGATTTCTATGTCAATGTTTTCGCTCTATTG GTTTGGGTGGCATACAAAGAATCAAATTGGAGAAGTGCAGCAATTTGGATCATTTTGTTTATTTGCCTTGGCAG TGTGACGACATGCAGCTACATTGTCCTACAACTATTCCACCTCTTCCCTCAAGATCCCGTATTTCTTATTGTTTTCAGTAGCAGCAACAGGTTAAGTGTTTGA
- the LOC140989900 gene encoding uncharacterized protein — translation MNMAVGEIVEEEEATPLISSPGPNLKKTRSVRTKVPEAELHVYQKGKGPIDVYKTSLGGWDQDQLEVREILDKYGFKSIYAFSPGSGRGVPIRFNQRNGRSLLTYSDGALIYIDGEPKDSLINPITKILLGIVTITVMITIAVKETPEWAKKLSFSSSRIPPWILACAVIVFTRMRKRTKGFLDKFIQ, via the exons ATGAACATGGCCGTCGGAGAAATCGTGGAAGAAGAGGAGGCAACGCCGCTGATATCAAGCCCTGGACCCAATCTCAAAAAGACCCGGTCAGTGAGAACCAAAGTTCCTGAAGCCGAGTTGCACGTCTACCAAAAAGGCAAGGGCCCGATCGATGTCTACAAAACTAGCCTCGGCGGCTGGGACCAGGATCAGCTCGAGGTCCGGGAAATTCTCGATAAGTATGGATTCAAGTCCATTTATGCATTCTCCCCCGGCTCCGGCCGCGGAGTTCCTATTCGCTTCAATCAACGGAATGGCCGCTCCTTGCTTACCTACAGCGACGGCGCCCTTATTTATATTGATGGCGAGCCCAAG GACTCACTTATCAATCCAATTACCAAGATATTGTTAGGGATTGTTACCATAACCGTCATGATCACTATCGCAGTGAAAGAGACACCAGAATGGGCAAAAAAGTTGAGCTTCTCAAGCAGTCGAATCCCTCCATGGATCTTAGCCTGCGCAGTAATTGTTTTCACTCGAATGAGAAAGAGAACCAAGGGATTTCTGGACAAATTCATACAGTGA